In Gemmatimonadaceae bacterium, the sequence GCTGCTTCTCTACGCTGCGCGCGAGGTTCTTCTCGATGGCGGCGATGGCACGGTCGAGTGCCGAAGCGTCCTGGTCGAAGAGCAGAACTCTGTGACCGTACGTTGCTGCTACCTGCGCGATGCCGCTTCCCATCGCTCCCGCACCCACAACGCCCACCACCGTCTCACGCGTCAGCTCGGACATTCTATTCTCCCCTGAAGACCGGCGGGCGCTTCTCGCGAAACGCGGCCATCCCTTCGACGAAGTCGTGCGTTCGGCCGGCTTCGCGCTGCAGCTCTTCCTCGACCTCGAGCTGCTCATCGAGCGAATTCCCCAGCGATGCGTTCAGCGCCCGCTTCGTGTAGCCGAGCGCCTTCGTGGGCATCTGTGCCAGCTGCTTCGCGAGCTTCGTCGATTCCACCTCGAGCATTTCGGCGGCGACGACCTTGTAGATCATCCCAATCTCAACGGCGCGCAGTGCGGTGATCTTCTCTCCCAGCATCATCAGCGCGGTCGCCATGGGCAGCCCGATTGCTCGCGGGAGAAAAAAAGTTCCGCCGGTATCGGGCAACAATCCGATCTTCGAGAACGATTGTATGAACGACGCGTTTTCCGACGCGATCACGATGTCGCACGCCATGGCGAGATTGGCGCCCGCGCCGGCGGCAACTCCATTCACGGCGCAGACGACCGGCTTCTCCAGCTTCCGGATCAGCGTGATGAGCGGGTTGTATGTCTGTCTGACGGTCGCGCCGAGGTCCAGCTTCCTTTCACCTTCGACGGGGACGGCTGCGAGGTCCTGCCCCGCGCAGAATCCGCGCCCCGCGCCTGTGATGAGAACCGCGCGAACGGTCCTCTCGCCCCTCGCGACACCAAGCGCCTCGCGGAGCTCCTGGGCCATCTGGAGAGTGAAGCTGTTGAGGACTTCGGGCCGGTTAAGCGTGATCTTCATCACGC encodes:
- the paaG gene encoding 2-(1,2-epoxy-1,2-dihydrophenyl)acetyl-CoA isomerase PaaG, with the protein product MAYHFIIVEVDSGVMKITLNRPEVLNSFTLQMAQELREALGVARGERTVRAVLITGAGRGFCAGQDLAAVPVEGERKLDLGATVRQTYNPLITLIRKLEKPVVCAVNGVAAGAGANLAMACDIVIASENASFIQSFSKIGLLPDTGGTFFLPRAIGLPMATALMMLGEKITALRAVEIGMIYKVVAAEMLEVESTKLAKQLAQMPTKALGYTKRALNASLGNSLDEQLEVEEELQREAGRTHDFVEGMAAFREKRPPVFRGE